A window of Oncorhynchus nerka isolate Pitt River linkage group LG4, Oner_Uvic_2.0, whole genome shotgun sequence contains these coding sequences:
- the LOC115128905 gene encoding putative Kunitz-type serine protease inhibitor has protein sequence MTLHTCGQKLIEQDLKRNQHLSVGGNLRSWPTSDKIMANPLLNIFFLGVMLPIALSIEPFCSRKMDEGKPAEGKEDLTKLQYYYHEGAGICFPFIYKGLEGNENRFNTDRTCMEACSAKFDELYPAAGAVCDLRLDHGSCFAMLLMYYYNAAEGTCRIFHYGGCQGNGNRFETREHCQQTCMAKGARGGAAAEPGANPDESSTNAGLIVGILGGVVFTVLVISAIVLFVVQRKGTSSKDGREQELPIEMS, from the exons ATGACATTACATACCTGTGGACAGAAGCTTATAGAACAGGATTTGAAAAGAAATCAACATCTTTCTGTTGGGGGTAATTTACGGTCTTGGCCTACCAGCGACAAAATTATGGCAAATCCACTGTTGAATATCTTTTTCCTAGGAGTTATGCTTCCTATAGCTTTGTCCATTG AACCGTTTTGCAGTAGGAAGATGGACGAGGGAAAGCCAGCGGAGGGAAAGGAAGATCTCACTAAACTGCAGTATTACTACCATGAGGGGGCAGGCATCTGCTTTCCTTTCATCTACAAAGGACTGGAAGGGAATGAGAACCGCTTCAACACAGACAGGACGTGCATGGAGGCCTGCTCTGCCAAGTTTGACGAGCTCTACCCAGCTGCAG gtGCAGTGTGTGACCTTCGATTAGACCATGGCAGTTGCTTTGCCATGTTGTTGATGTACTACTACAACGCAGCAGAGGGAACCTGCCGTATCTTCCACTACGGGGGCTGTCAGGGCAATGGCAACCGTTTCGAGACCAGAGAGCACTGTCAACAGACATGCATGG CCAAAGGAGCCAGGGGTGGTGCTGCTGCAGAGCCAGGAGCTAACCCAGATGAGAGTTCCACTAATGCAG GACTGATCGTGGGTATTTTAGGAGGAGTTGTGTTCACCGTGCTAGTGATCTCTGCTATTGTTCTCTTTGTTGTCCAAAG GAAAGGGACATCAAGCAAAGATGGGAGAGAGCAGGAACTTCCTATTGAGATGTCCTAG